The nucleotide sequence GTAAAGACGACGGCGTCAAGCCCGTTCATCGCCGCGGCGTACGCGCCGATGTACTTGCGCAGCCGGTACGCGTACATGTCGAAGGCGAGCTTCGCGTTTTTGTCACCGTCGTTCATCGCTTCGACGATTTCCCGCATGTCGGCAAGTCCGCCGGACACCGCATACAAACCGCTGTGCTTGTTCAGCATGGAGTTCACTTCGTTGATGGACAGTTCTTCTTTGGCCATCGTATACGACACGATGGCGGGATCGAGATCCCCGCTGCGCGTCCCCATCATCAGCCCTTCCAGCGGCGTCATCCCCATGCTGGTGTCGTACGATTTGCCGTTGAGGACGGCTGTGCAGCTTACTCCGTTGCCGATATGGCAGGTGACCAGCTTGAGGCTTTCCAGCGGCCGGCCGAGCAGAGCCGCCGCCTGATGGCTGACGTACATGTGCGACGTGCCGTGAAAGCCGTACCGGCGTATTTTATGCCGCTTGTATAGAATATTCGGGATCGCGTACAAATAACTCGTCTTCGGCATCGTCTGATGGAACGCCGTATCGAACACAACCGCCTGCATCACGTCCGGCAGGATCGCCTCCACCGCCAATATGCCCATCAGGTGGGCGGGGTTGTGCAGCGGCGCCAGATCGAACAGCTTGCGGATCTCCTGCTTGACCTCCGTCGTCACGACAACCGATTCGGGGAACGACTCGCCGCCGTGCACGACACGGTGTCCGACCGCTTCGATCTCGCTTATATGCGACAGCGATCCGTATTCGGGGTGAACGAGAATGTCCGTAATCCGCTTCAGCGCGGACGTATGATCGAGAATCTCGCAAACCTCCCGAAATTCCGGCTTGCCTTCCGCTTCATGCGTGACGATCGCCGAATCCATGCCGATCCGTTCGACGCGGCCGCGCGCCAGCACCGTCTCCGACTTCATCTGGTAGAGCTGATATTTGATCGAGGAGCTCCCGGCGTTAATGACCAAGACGATCATGAGATGCGGTCACCGTCCTTGTCGTAGCGGAAGAAGCCTTCGCCTGTTTTCACGCCCAGATGGCCGGCCCGGACCATTTTCTTCAGCAGGAAGGACGGCCGGTATTTCAGCTCGCCGTACTCCCGGAACATGCGTTCCAGAGCGAGCAGGACCGAGTCCAGCCCGAAGCGGTCGGCCATCTCCAGCGGCCCGTAATGGAAATCGTAGCCGATGCGCATCGCCGAATCGATGTCCTCCGCGCTGGCGACACCCTCCGAAAGCGCGTGCAACGCTTCGTTGATCAACAGACAGATCAGTCTCGTCGTGACGTAACCCGGCGATTCGTAGACCTTGATGCCCTTCTTCTCCAACACGTTCTCCACGAAGTGCTGCATGGCCGACATCGTTTCCTCGGATGTCTTCAGGCCGCGAACAAGCTCGACGAGATCGATTTTGTTGACCGGATGCAAAAAATGCAGGCCGACCACCCGCTCCGGACGTTTCGTCGTGCCGGCGAGTTCGGTCAGCGACAGGGTCGACGTATTGCTCGCCAGTATCGTGTGAGGCTTGCACAACGCGTCCAGTTTGGCGAACACTTCTTTTTTGGCGTTGAGATCTTCCGTAATCGTCTCGATCACAAGATCGGCTTCGCGAATCGCTTGCCAATCCTCGACTTTATGGATACGGGACAAAATCAGCTTTTTCTCGGAGGCGGTAATCGCCCAGCGCTCCAGCTCCTTGTCCAGCGTGATTTGGATCATTTCCCAGGCATGCTCGAGATTTTCGGCGTTTTTCTCGACCAGCAGAACATCGAGTCCGCGGCTGGCCAGCATGTGGGCGATGCCTTGTCCCATCGTGCCGGCGCCGACGACAGCGACTTTTTTGATGATGAAGTTGTTCAAACTTACCCTACGTCTCCTTCCAACTGCTTGACTGAGGCATACGTAATCAATATACCATATCCGCGGGCCTGCCGACAGGAGCAGTGGCGACAGTTCCTTGACAGAATGCGTCACCTTTCGCCACGATCCCGCCCGAGGGCAACCGGCAGCAAAAAGGGCAGCAAAAAGACCGGGACGTTTCCGTCCCGGTCCGATTGCGGCTCCCATCCGATCGCACCGCGTCCGGCGCGCCGGGACCGGTCAAGCCGCCCCGTCTCCGCTTTCCCGCAGCAGCTCGCGGAACCGGTCGCCGGATAGCACTTCCTCGCGAATCAGCTTGTCGAGCGCATGCTTGAACACATCCCGGCGGGCGTCGAGCGTGCGTCGGGTTTCTTCCATCAGTTGCTCAAGAATCGCGTTGTTCTCCTTCGACCATTCTTCCTTGGTCACGAAATCCCGCTTGACGATGCCGAGACCGGTCAGGCCGGATTCGATCATCATGCCGACGAGATCGGTCGCCTGCTCGAAGTCGTTGCGCGATCCCGTGCTCCGCCCGCCGTAGAACAGCTCTTCCGCCGCGGCGCCGCCGAGCGCGATCATAATCTGCTGCTCGATATACCGCTTCGTGTAGAGGTAATGATCCTGCGCGGGCGAATGCCGGACGTAGCCGAGCGCCTGCCCCCGTGGCCGGAGCGCGACTTGCGAGACGGAGCCCGGGCGGGCGAGCTCGGCCATAATCGCGTGCCCCAGCTCGTGGATCGCGACGCGCTCGCGCTCCTCCTGCGTGCTCTGGCGGTCCGTCTGTTCGCCCATCATCACTTTGTCGATCGCCATGTTCAGATGCTCCGGCCGAATTTTGTCCGCGCCTTCGCGCAGCATATAGATAGCCGCTTCGTTCATGACGCTCTCCAGTTGCGCGCCCGAAAATCCGAACGTTTCCGACGCGACCTGCTCCAGATCGGCTTCGTCCGCAAGCGGTTTGTTTTTGGCGTGCAGACGCAAGATATGCAGCCGGGCCGCCTTGTCCGGCAGGTCGACCGCGATATGGCGGTCGAATCGGCCCGGGCGCAGCAGCGCCGGGTCCAGCATCTCCTTGCGGTTCGTCGCGGCGATGACCAGGATGCGCGGCGTCTCGTTCGGATGCAGGCCGTCCATCTCGGTCAGCAGTTGGTTCAGCGTCTGGTCGTACTCGCGGTTTTGTCCGCCGCTGCGTTTGCCGCCGATGGCGTCGATCTCGTCGATGAAGATGACCGCGCTCGATTTGCCCTGCTTCGCCGCGGCTTCCCGGGCTTCCTTGAACAGCTCGCGCACGCGGCTCGCGCCAACCCCCACATACATCTCGACGAATTCGCTGCCGGAGGCCGACACGAACACCGAATCGGTATAATGCGCCGACGCCTTGGCGAGCAGCGTTTTGCCGGTTCCGGGAGGTCCCTCCAGCAAAATGCCTTTCAGCGGGCGGATGCCGAACCGCCGGATCTCCTCGTGTTTGATGAGAAATTCCAGCGACTCCTGAAGCTCGCGCTTGGCCCGTTCCTGGCCGCCGATCTCGTCGAAGCCGATCGGCGGGGGCGTCCGCCGGGTTTCGGAATGGCGGCCTCCGGTCCGGATTCCCAGACCGGCCATGCCGCGCGAACGGATCGCAACCGCCAGCACCGTCGCCAGTCCGCCCAGCAGCAGCAGCGGCACGATGTTATACCCGATATACAGCAAAAACAGCAGCAGCACCGGGACGGCGCCGATCGCGATTTCCTTGGCGTAATTGCGCATCATCGGCCCCATGCCTCCAGTTGCGCAGGCACGCGCGGAAGCATGACGAATTTGCTGCCGCCGCCGTTCTCGTCGACCAGCGTCACGTATACGTAATCGTCGTCCATCTCGGCGCGGACCGAGATCCCTTTCCCCTCCGCGGCCGCAGCCAGCTTGGCGGGAATATCGGAGAACCGCTTCGTCTCCATCGCCTGAGCGACGTCGAACAGCACCGTCGCCCACCATTGCTCCAGCTTGTCGGATGCCGGGTTATTCACGGTGACCGCCAGCTCGCGGCCGTCGATCTGCTTGCCGCCGTCGCTCCGAAGCTTGGCGACCACTTCCCGCAGCGAAGCCTGCGGGGCCAATTGCAGTTGGACGTTGACGCGATCTCCGCCGACTTTGATATGGGCTTGTTCCACTCCCGGAACGCCGGAAGCGATCGTCTCGAGCGGGGAGACCGTCGCCACGTTGCTGTAGATGGTCCATCCGCCGAACAGCAGCGCCGCCGAGACGGCTGCCGCGGCGGCTATGGGCATCGCTCGCAATTTCATGGATCGTTCCCCTTTCTATTTCAATTCAGTTGGATTTTGGTAAATGCCAATGCGATAAACTTGCGGTCCATAAAAAAACTCCCGGCGCAGGAACGGAATCGCCGATCCTGCTATACCGAGAGTATATCATAATTCGATAGACAAACCCCGATGCAATGTGTGGTAACGCGTCCCGCTCCGGATGCGGATCAGGCTTTCAGCTTTACCGTTTCGAGTAATTCGCCGTCGTTAAACCGATAATAATCGTAATACGTGCGGGTCTGTCCGCTTCCGTCTTCCGCGGTATACAACACTTCCCAGGCGTGCCAGCCGCGGTACATGCCGAGCGATACGCGCCGGATGTCCGCCGACGGCTGCCGCCGGATCGTCTCCGCGCGGACGAAGGACTCCGCGACCCCTTCGTCGGCTCGCGCGAAGCGCACCTCCGAATCCGTCACCCAGGCGTAACCCGGCTGGCCGCTCTCCGTTTTGCCGTGAACGACCATCATCAGCTCCTTGCCGTAGAACGGCACGATTTTTTCCGCCTCGACAAGCGGCGTTTCTTCCAGCGCGCGCCGCTCCGCCGCCGCTTCTTCGGCCCACACGCCCTTCTGGATTTGGCGGTAACCGACAATCGTCAGCACGACGATCAGCAGCACGGCGGCCACGGAAGCCGCCAGCGTCTTGTGCCCCTTTCGCATGGCCGCGACCTCCCGACCTACGTCAGTTGCCGGTCAGCCGCTGATAGCAGGCTTGCGCTTCGCGGCGGATTTTCTCTTCGTCTACGAGCAGGCACTCGCGGTTGCGGACCACCTGGCGCCCCTGCACCCAGACGTCGCGTACGTCGGCGCCCGAACCCGCGTACACGATGTGGGAGATATAATCGGTCTGCGGGTAATAATGCGGCTGCTCCACGTCGATGGAGATCACGTCGGCCTGCATGCCGACTTCCAGCGTGCCGACGTCGTTCAGCCAGATGGAGCGGGCGCCCTCCACTGTGCCGAGCTTTAAGGCTTGCGCCGCGGGCAAGGCCGTCGGGTCGAAGCTGGAGCCTTTGGCGAGCAGCGCGGCGAGGCGGATTTCCTCGAACATGTCCAGGTTGTTGTTGCTGGCGGAGCTGTCGGTCCCGAGCGATACGCGAACGCCGGCTCGCAGCAGGTCCGGTACCCGGGCGATGCCGCTCGCCAGCTTCAGATTGCTGCCCGGGTTATGCGAGACATGCACGCGGTGCTCCGCGAGCAATTCGATCTCTTCGTCGGTCAGATGCACGCCGTGCGCGACGAGACACGGGCGCGAGAACACGCCGAGCTTGGCGAGATGCGCCGGCGGACGCAGGCCGTACTGCTCGACGTTCTGCTCGACTTCCCGGCGGGTCTCCGACATGTGCGTGTGCAGCGGCACGTCCAGATCGTGGGCCGCCTCGACGATGCGCTCGATATAATCGGGCGGGCACGTGTACGGCGAATGCGGCGACAGCATCGTCGTAATCCGCCCGTCGGCCGCCCCCTGCCACGTCCGCGCGAAGCGGATCGCTTCCTCCAGCTTGGCGGTCTGCACGTCGGGCGGACACAGCCCGATGACGCCCCGCGTCAGGCAGCCGCGAATGCCGGATTCGGCCACCGCCTGCGCCACCTCGTCCATATGGTCGTACATGTCGACGAAACACGTCGTGCCGCTCTTGAGCATCTCGACGATGGACAGCAGCGTTCCCCAGCGCACGTCTTCATCGGTAAACTTCGCTTCGTTCGGCCACATTTTCGTCTCCAGCCATACCTGAAGCGCCAGATCGTCGCCGAACCCGCGCAGCAAGGACATCGCGGCATGATTGTGCGTATTGACCAGTCCGGGCATGTACAGCTTGCCCCGGCCGTCCACCCGCTCGCCTGCGTCCCCTTGAGGTCTGTCCTGCCCGATATATGTAATTCGCCCGTTCTCCACGCACATGTAGCCGCGGATGACGGGAGCCGCATCGCTCATCGTCAGAAGCAATCCGTTGTCGATCCACCAACGCGAC is from Paenibacillus thermoaerophilus and encodes:
- a CDS encoding acetate kinase is translated as MIVLVINAGSSSIKYQLYQMKSETVLARGRVERIGMDSAIVTHEAEGKPEFREVCEILDHTSALKRITDILVHPEYGSLSHISEIEAVGHRVVHGGESFPESVVVTTEVKQEIRKLFDLAPLHNPAHLMGILAVEAILPDVMQAVVFDTAFHQTMPKTSYLYAIPNILYKRHKIRRYGFHGTSHMYVSHQAAALLGRPLESLKLVTCHIGNGVSCTAVLNGKSYDTSMGMTPLEGLMMGTRSGDLDPAIVSYTMAKEELSINEVNSMLNKHSGLYAVSGGLADMREIVEAMNDGDKNAKLAFDMYAYRLRKYIGAYAAAMNGLDAVVFTAGVGENSPQLREAVCEGLTFLGLRLDRERNRSPERGERRITEDGSPVEALVIPTNEELVIARDTYRLALNRGKGS
- a CDS encoding 3-hydroxyacyl-CoA dehydrogenase family protein; the protein is MNNFIIKKVAVVGAGTMGQGIAHMLASRGLDVLLVEKNAENLEHAWEMIQITLDKELERWAITASEKKLILSRIHKVEDWQAIREADLVIETITEDLNAKKEVFAKLDALCKPHTILASNTSTLSLTELAGTTKRPERVVGLHFLHPVNKIDLVELVRGLKTSEETMSAMQHFVENVLEKKGIKVYESPGYVTTRLICLLINEALHALSEGVASAEDIDSAMRIGYDFHYGPLEMADRFGLDSVLLALERMFREYGELKYRPSFLLKKMVRAGHLGVKTGEGFFRYDKDGDRIS
- a CDS encoding AAA family ATPase, with protein sequence MRNYAKEIAIGAVPVLLLFLLYIGYNIVPLLLLGGLATVLAVAIRSRGMAGLGIRTGGRHSETRRTPPPIGFDEIGGQERAKRELQESLEFLIKHEEIRRFGIRPLKGILLEGPPGTGKTLLAKASAHYTDSVFVSASGSEFVEMYVGVGASRVRELFKEAREAAAKQGKSSAVIFIDEIDAIGGKRSGGQNREYDQTLNQLLTEMDGLHPNETPRILVIAATNRKEMLDPALLRPGRFDRHIAVDLPDKAARLHILRLHAKNKPLADEADLEQVASETFGFSGAQLESVMNEAAIYMLREGADKIRPEHLNMAIDKVMMGEQTDRQSTQEERERVAIHELGHAIMAELARPGSVSQVALRPRGQALGYVRHSPAQDHYLYTKRYIEQQIMIALGGAAAEELFYGGRSTGSRNDFEQATDLVGMMIESGLTGLGIVKRDFVTKEEWSKENNAILEQLMEETRRTLDARRDVFKHALDKLIREEVLSGDRFRELLRESGDGAA
- a CDS encoding DUF5590 domain-containing protein; its protein translation is MRKGHKTLAASVAAVLLIVVLTIVGYRQIQKGVWAEEAAAERRALEETPLVEAEKIVPFYGKELMMVVHGKTESGQPGYAWVTDSEVRFARADEGVAESFVRAETIRRQPSADIRRVSLGMYRGWHAWEVLYTAEDGSGQTRTYYDYYRFNDGELLETVKLKA
- a CDS encoding amidohydrolase, whose product is MSRWWIDNGLLLTMSDAAPVIRGYMCVENGRITYIGQDRPQGDAGERVDGRGKLYMPGLVNTHNHAAMSLLRGFGDDLALQVWLETKMWPNEAKFTDEDVRWGTLLSIVEMLKSGTTCFVDMYDHMDEVAQAVAESGIRGCLTRGVIGLCPPDVQTAKLEEAIRFARTWQGAADGRITTMLSPHSPYTCPPDYIERIVEAAHDLDVPLHTHMSETRREVEQNVEQYGLRPPAHLAKLGVFSRPCLVAHGVHLTDEEIELLAEHRVHVSHNPGSNLKLASGIARVPDLLRAGVRVSLGTDSSASNNNLDMFEEIRLAALLAKGSSFDPTALPAAQALKLGTVEGARSIWLNDVGTLEVGMQADVISIDVEQPHYYPQTDYISHIVYAGSGADVRDVWVQGRQVVRNRECLLVDEEKIRREAQACYQRLTGN